In Balaenoptera musculus isolate JJ_BM4_2016_0621 chromosome 19, mBalMus1.pri.v3, whole genome shotgun sequence, one genomic interval encodes:
- the ZNF599 gene encoding LOW QUALITY PROTEIN: zinc finger protein 599 (The sequence of the model RefSeq protein was modified relative to this genomic sequence to represent the inferred CDS: deleted 1 base in 1 codon) — translation MAAPELALVSFEDVAVTFTGEEWRHLDLAQRTLYQEVMLETCGLLVSLGHPVPKPELIHLLEHGQELRTVKRGLSRSTCTGEKAKPEITELTASQLVLTEGAPFEERVTHGASRRSRLEQARDQEELSEMQEGNLRPGTDIHKETCPRKLSHKHDDFETDDSLYLRVLQERVTTQDALHERDSQEPGRDPVIDARNNLYKCKECGKGFSKNWALVRHQQIHAGVKPYECSECGKACRYMADFIRHMRFHTGEKPYKCIECGKAFKRRSHLTEHQRIHTGDKPYECKECGKAFTHRSSFIQHNMTHTREKPFLCKECGKAFYYSSSFAQHMRIHSGKKLYKCSECGKAFTHRSTFIQHNMTHTGEKPFLCKECGKAFCLNSSFTQHMRIHTGEKPYECSECGRAFTHRSTFIRHKRTHTGEKPFECKECGKAFCDSSSLIQHMRIHTGERPYECSECGKAFTHHSVFIRHNRTHSGEKPLECKECAKAFYYSSSFTRHMRIHTGEKPYVCRECGKAFTQPANFVRHNRIHTGEKPYECKECEKAFCDNFALTQHMRTHTGEKPFECGECGKAFSHSSSFIHHRKIHTRV, via the exons ATGGCGGCGCCGGAGCTG GCATTGGTATCATTTGAAGATGTGGCCGTAACCTTCACTGGGGAGGAATGGAGACATCTGGACCTGGCCCAGAGGACCTTATACCAGGAGGTGATGCTGGAGACTTGTGGCCTCCTGGTCTCACTGG GGCATCCTGTTCCCAAACCAGAGCTGATTCACCTACTGGAGCATGGGCAAGAACTAAGGACAGTGAAGAGAGGCCTCTCCAGAAGCACCTGTACAG GTGAAAAAGCAAAACCTGAGATCACAGAGCTTACTGCTTCTCAGCTGGTCCTCACTGAGGGAGCCCCTTTTGAGGAACGAGTGACACATGGAGCCTCAAGGCGTTCTAGGCTGGAGCAAGCAAGGGATCAGGAAGAACTGTCAGAAATGCAGGAAGGGAACTTGAGGCCAGGAACAGACATCCACAAGGAGACATGCCCTAGGAAGCTGAGCCATAAACATGATGACTTTGAGACAGATGATAGTCTTTATTTAAGGGTTTTACAGGAGCGAGTCACTACACAAGATGCTCTGCATGAACGTGATTCCCAAGAACCAGGAAGAGACCCTGTTATTGATGCAAGGAATAATCTCTACAAATGCAAGGAATGTGGAAAAGGTTTTAGCAAGAATTGGGCCCTTGTACGGCATCAACAGATTCACGCTGGAGTGAAGCCTTatgaatgcagtgaatgtgggaaagcctgtCGTTATATGGCAGACTTCATTCGACATATGAGGTTTCATACTGGGGAAAAGCCATACAAGTGTATTgagtgtgggaaggccttcaaACGCAGGTCTCACCTCACAGAGCACCAGCGTATTCACACTGGAGACAAGCCCTATGAGTGCAAAGAATGTGGTAAAGCTTTCACCCACCGCTCCTCTTTCATCCAGCATAATATGACTCacactagagaaaagccctttttgtgcaaagaatgtgggaaagcttttTACTACAGCTCTTCCTTTGCTCAACACATGAGGATTCACAGTGGAAAGAAACTTTAcaagtgcagtgaatgtggaaagGCCTTTACTCACCGCTCCACTTTTATCCAGCATAATATGACCCACACAGGAGAAAAACCCTTTTTGTGCAAAGAATGTGGAAAAGCTTTCTGCCTGAACTCATCCTTCACTCAGCACATGAggattcacactggagagaaaccctatgagtgCAGCGAATGTGGAAGGGCCTTTACTCACCGCTCCACTTTCATTCGGCATAAGAGGACCcatactggagagaagccctTTGAGTGcaaagaatgtgggaaagccttttgTGACAGCTCTTCCTTAATTCAACACATGAGGATTCACACTGGTGAGAGGCcctatgagtgcagtgaatgtggaaagGCCTTTACACACCATTCTGTTTTTATCCGACATAATAGGACCCACAGTGGAGAAAAACCCTTGGAATGTAAAGAGTGTGCA AAAGCCTTTTACTATAGCTCTTCCTTTACTCGCCACATGAGgattcacactggagaaaagccTTATGTATGCAGAGAATGTGGAAAGGCCTTTACCCAACCTGCAAATTTTGTTCGGCATAATAGGatccacactggagaaaaaccctatgagTGCAAAGAATGTGAAAAGGCCTTTTGTGACAACTTTGCCTTAACTCAACACATgagaactcacactggagagaaaccctttgAATGTggtgaatgtgggaaggccttcagccATAGTTCATCCTTCATTCACCATCGAAAGATTCACACCAGAGTTTAA